aattccaaAACAGAAGCTgataatataggtatactgTGCCTTTTCAGTGAATGCTACTTCATTACTTCTGAGTGACTGATAACTAACTTGGTGGACGTCATCTTGAATCAAGGGATTTTCGGATCAGGTATCTTTAGGTGTCCCATGTCTGTGAATATGTTCAACTtcttataaattaaaaaaaaaaaagaaagaaaaaagcacaCGTTAAAGCAATATTCAACTGTGAGTTAAGGGGGTGCCCTGATCAATTTCGGCGTTGACGTATATacctccaaatatcgaagtccacgtatctaAAACAGAAAAAGGATTTAATAACCTCATTGTACACttaattctgaacaaaaacattccaatacattttcatttgatatagaaataaagaaatagcATTAATTCTATGAATTTACTTTTGCAATTGATTTGCAATCGCAAAAAAAGATAAATCCATCAAAGAGATCAATCTCAAATTTTAGATTTGTCTCACTTGGAGTTATTTTGCAGTTGTCTGCAAAAcatacaattttgaaaaatagggAACTTTGGCAACTGAAACTATATGCACTAATGGTGAAATAAAGCTGACGTTAGCCACCAAGTGCAGCAGAGTGCTGTTGAACAGGTTGATGCAGTACAGTTTTGgacatataattttataaaagtatTAATACCTTGTGATATTTgtggaaatttttacttccgaACTGCACTACCTTCTTTCGATCGACGTTAATTCGTTCAGTTGCAAACTTTGGATGCTGGCTTCGTCTTGATAATCATGAACATGTTTTAAAGTTCTCTTAGAGTACTGTAAGTTATGATATTGTTTCAAGAGAATTTAAGACCCCACACTAAGTGATTGTCATGTTTCTGGttaaacaaaatattatcCTGTCCATAGAGACAACCCTAATTCGACATGGCAGACATTGAGGATACTCATTTTGAGACCGGTGACTCTGGGGCATCTGTGACGTATCCGCAACAATGTTCGGCACTTCGCAAGAACGGGTTTGTCATGCTGAAATCTCGTCCATGCAAGATTGTTGAAATGTCGACATCGAAGACTGGCAAGCATGGCCACGCCAAGGTTCATCTAGTCGGTATCGACATATTCACGTCGAAAAAGTACGAAGATATTTGTCCGTCCACGCACAACATGGATGTTCCATTCGTCAAACGAGAGGACTACCAGGCAaggattcaatttttactaTAACAAAACGGAAAAAAGTTATAGGGATGGAGTTATTTTGACGAATCCATGAAGTTTTTGATTTTGGTAGAAACTATCGTCGACAAATGATAAATTCTAAACTGCAAATAAAAAGAGGTTCAGTTACAAAGCATTATATGAGAGCTTTTGCAGTGGGTAAAAACCATTTGAGTTTTTATGAACAATTTTCCATTCGTATTAGTTATTGTCAGAAAATTCGTCTTTAACTAAAAAGAAATATGAGGGTTTCCAAAAATCTATATCAATTTACTAAAAACAAGCACCATACACGTTAATGTAACGTATTTGTCATTAAAATCTTCTGTACATTTCTCTTCTGATTTAGTTGACAGACATATCTGATGACAATTATCTGAGTTTAATGGCTGACAATGGAGATATCCGCGAGGATCTAAAGATTCCAGATGGGGAACTGGGTATTCAATTACGTGCCGATTTTGACGCCGGCAAAGAACTGCTGGTAagtatttttgttatttattcttatttctgTCGATATTATCCATTGACATcggaaatatatataatatataataataggaaatgaatattcaatattttatgcAACACTAGTATGGTTTACACATCTTTCTTTTCCTGCGTTCCTTATGTAAAGGAATTATTCCTGCGACAGTACAAAAAAAAGCCATAGAGTACATAAAAGTGTACTCTTACATCCTAGTGCTTAAAAGTGCTCTTTTTTGTATTccgttgtaataaaaaaaacttgtaaaccATACTTTTTTAACGTAAAGTATTATGTACACCATGGAGACAAAGTCTTTCTCCTCGTGTATTTGTAATGTTTGTCTTCGTCTCACTTACGCAATTGCCTACAACTCATACTGCAAACTTATGCTTGTCATAAAAAGACCTACATTACCTTCTTGGTGCACAATCTACTATTAGACAGGACTTACATAAATTGAAACTAAATAGTACTGTAAGCAGTGAATCATTATTCGAACCAAAAACAGTTTAGAGGCACACcctatacaatatttttcctaGCAAAGCATGAAAAGTCAGTTCGACGCCAGTTTTGACTCGCATCTTTGATTGCGCAACTGAAGTTACAAAATCTTAATATGGCAGTTCTGATGTTAGTGGTATAAAGTGCCACTTTATGGTTCAAAAACAGGCATCAAAAAGTGGCTTTTTCAtgtctgtaaaaaaaaattaaatttttcagtcaCTTGTCAGATTATGTTTGCTATTTTACTGTCCGAAAACTTGTAACCTGTAAGAATAGATGACGATCAAAATCTAACAGAACTGATGAATTTTGAGATGTTTCGTCATGTTATTTCCAACAAACGTAAAAAGTTGTGTTCCTTTACCTCCTTTCTTCTTCCGATTGGAAATCACAGATTGCTGTTAATATGTAGACAGTGATCTACATTTCAAACTATTCACCAGTACTCACAATACTTTTATGGAAGAAAATTATGATCATTGAACAGAATACAAACTTGAGAAATGTtcagaaaatttgtatttctgggttagaatatcttgaaaaatttcagaattgaaGGTTCGAAAATGTAATGAGtatgaaattagtaacgt
The Neodiprion fabricii isolate iyNeoFabr1 chromosome 1, iyNeoFabr1.1, whole genome shotgun sequence DNA segment above includes these coding regions:
- the LOC124180592 gene encoding eukaryotic translation initiation factor 5A, yielding MADIEDTHFETGDSGASVTYPQQCSALRKNGFVMLKSRPCKIVEMSTSKTGKHGHAKVHLVGIDIFTSKKYEDICPSTHNMDVPFVKREDYQLTDISDDNYLSLMADNGDIREDLKIPDGELGIQLRADFDAGKELLCTVLKACGEEVVIAIKTNTALDK